AGGGACGCAGCACCGAATTAATTGGCGTGTTGGGTTCGTCGGGGTTTGTCGGCCTGGCGATTGGGCCTCTGATTGGCGACATCATCTTCGCAGGCGAGGCAGCCATCGATGCCAAGATCAACACAATGTTTCTAGTTGCCATGTGTGCCGGTATGGTTTCGATCACGCTCGCCTACCTGGCAACACGCGGCGACAAACCGCCGCATTCCAGCGAGCATCCGTCTCTTATTCGCTTGATTCGCGAGTATCATCCCGGCTGGATGCTGGCCATGGCGTTTGCGATGGGAGTCGGTGTCTTGATTCCGCAGATCTTCTTACGTAGCTACGCGAAGGAAATTGGCATCGAGCATATCAGCTCGTTCTTCCTCGTGTATGCGATTACGGCTTTTACTTGCCGGTTGCTCACTCGCAAAGTGCCCGAACGGATCGGCGTAAAGAATGCGGCCACGATTGGCATCCTGCTTCTGTCGTTCAGCCTGACGCTTTACCTATTGGCCAAGAATCCCTGGCTGTTACCCGTGCCTGCGATCGTGGGGGGAATGGCTCACGCGTTGATTTTTCCGGCCATCATTGGCGGCGGAAGTATCGCGTTTCCTAAGAAGTATCGTGGCACCGGCACGAACTTGATGCTGGTGATGCTCGACTCTGGCGGTTTGTTTGGGCAACCGCTCATTGGTGTCATGATCGCCAGCAGCCGTAAGGCGGACCTACCCGCCTATCCAATCACCTTCGTAAGCGTCGCCGTTCTGCTGGCGATCATTGCCTTGTTGAATCAACGCTTCGCCAAGCCAATCATATCACAGGAAGAAGATCAACCGGTACTGGAAGAACGTTCGCACTGCGTGAATGAATCGCTCTAGCCCTGCCGAACTTACGCACGCTGCAGAGCCAACTCGCGGTAGTATTCAATCGAACGCTGTAGTCCCTCTTCAAAGTCGACTTCGATCTCGTAGTTGAGCAGCTTCGTGGCCAGCGTGTTGTCGGCCATGCTGTCACGGACGTCGCCGACTCGTGGGGGTTCGTGCTTAGCTTGCACATCCGTTCCCAGATACTCATTCAGCAACCTGAGTAGCGTCAGCAGCGACGTGCTCTTGCCATTGGCCACATTGATGATGCGGCCTGCGACGTTGTCGGAAGCCATCGCTTTAAGGTTGGCGCTCACGATATTCTGCACGTAAGTAAAGTCGCGTGACTGCTGACCATCTCCGTAAACGATCGGCTGCTTGCCACTCAACAGCAGCGTCAGGAAGATCGGAATCACGGCCGAGTACGGGCTGTCAGGATCTTGCCGCGGGCCAAAGACGTTGAAGTAACGCAGACCAACCGTTTCCAGGCCATACGTGTGATAGAACGCCTGGCAATAGTATTCGCCTGCGAGCTTTGCGACTGCGTAAGGGGAAAGGGGAGCCGGAAGATCCGATTCACGCTTGGCCAGGTAAGGCTGATCGCCATAGGCACTGCTGGATGCGGCATAGACAACACGTTTCACGCCAGCCTTGCGGGCTTCGTTCAGAACGTTCAGCGTGCCGGTTACGCAGTGCAGGTTTGTGTCCAGCGGACGTTCCACACTCAGCGGCACCGATGCGAGGGCAGCTTGATGGAAGACGTACTCCACACCGTCGAGTGCTTGGGCCAGGTCCTCGGGGTCGGTGATAGAGCCTTCGATGAACGTTGCATTGGCATGATCAGGCAGGTTCTTTCGGCTGCCGGTGCTGAGGTTGTCGTAGATGACGACCTCGTCCCCACGGGCCAGCAAACCGTCAACAATGTGAGAACCGATAAAACCGGCACCGCCGGTAACAAGATACTTGGCCATGGCAACTAGTCTGGCTGAGGGTATGTTCGTCTGTGTAGATCGCAAGGACTAACGACTTAGCAGCCAAGTATAGCACTTAATTGCGGACAGAGGTGGCAATCAATCCAGCTGGTTCTATCCCTGCTTGATGGTAGCAATCGAGCGTTGCCTGAATATCTTCGCGGGATATGCTTCCCAGATCGGCTTGAAGGTAAGTCTTGTTCGCTACTTGCGCGAGCAACCACGACGCCGCCGAGTCTGGACCTTCTCCTGCGATCAGCACGATCGAGCAAGTCTTTAAGATTTCACGAACTTGATCACGCAGCGATTCCAGATCCTGTTCGCTACCACTGAGCATGAAGGAAGACTTGCCCGCTGGAATCACGGAAATACCGGTGTCACTGTCGCGGTAGGTTCCGTCTTGCCGATAGGTCTCGCGTCGAACCGTCTCGAACAGTCCTGGACTCAACCTCAGCCCCAGTTGCTCAGATAGAGTTTTATTCTTCAGTGCTCCATCGATCATAAACACATCGCACGAGTTCTGGCTCAACCAAGCCGCCAGTCGAATGGCCAGGCTTGCCGTATCGCGACCAGGCACACATGTTCCCAGAAAAATGACCTGCGGCTGGGAGATCGACGAAGGTTCCACAGGCCCAAAGATCGAATCACAGAGTTCGATCAGTTCCAGTGACAATTGCGGGTCATCGAGTGAATCAATCGCTTGCCGTAGGGGATTGATAACTGGAATCGGCTTTTCCGGTGCCACTGGACGGTCTTGAGGTTTGAAGACGGTCGAGTGCTCCGTAGCTTTGGTCAACGGTGTACTTGACTTCGGAGGAGCTGATGTAGGTTCGCCAGCCATCACAGGAACAGGAGCCGTAGCCTGGCGTTGGACTCGCTGTTCAACATCGCTCAACTTCTTCGAGAATGACTCTTCCTGCCGCTTCAATTGTTTGAGCAGTTCAGCCTGGATGGTTTGCGATGACTGTTGGTGCGACTCAAGAGAATCTCGCAGACGAACGATCTCCTCCTCGTATCGCTTATCGTGCGAAGCCAGTTGTTCGCGCACTTGTTGAATTTCAGCTTCAGGATTCGACTCCATCACCAGCGTTTGGCTGGCCGATTGGGCCTGAACTCGCTGTTCGACTTCGCTCAGCTTCTGTGCAAACTCTTCCTGTTGCTTTTGGAGCTCGTTCCGCAGTTCGTTCTGGATCTCTTTCATCTCAGCTTCGATCTTCTTCGAAGACTGCTGATGTGTTTCGAGGGTATCACGCAAACGAAGGATCTCGTCTTCGTGACGCCGATCGTGCGAGGCCAGTTCCTCTTTGACCTGAGTTACCTCTCGTGCCACCTTATCCCGCTGCTTCAGCATCCCGGCCAGCTGCTGGGTGAGCTTCTGAATCAGTTCATTTTGCGCAAGCGAAACAATCGATGGCTCGGGCTTCTCTTCAGGTTCCGGCATGACGATAGTCTGCGTCATGGGTCGATCGACCGCTGCAGCACTGGAAGCCGATCGCTCAGACTTTGGCTCGCCACGCACTTCAGGTGATGCCTCCAACGAGCCTGAGGCGGCCTCTTGCGGAGGGCTGGTCTCAGGCGAATCCGTTTGCAAACCTTGCAGTGCTTTTAGAAAACGAGCCATGGCTTTCGCTTATGCGTGTTGTCGACGCAGTTGAGAGAACAGTTGACGATACGTTCGGCGACGCGGCGATGGCATCTTGGGGTGCTGTGGCTCTTCCACTGCCGTCTCTTTGGAATCAATGACAATAATGTCACGATCGTCCCAGTCAGAAAACCCAGTAGAATGGGTAGAGAAATCTCGCGAGACGACCATCCCTTCAGCCTGCGAGTAGCTGGGCTGAATCACTTCCACTTCGGCGAGATTTTCCTCAGACCCAACCAAGAACGCGGCGATCTCGGAGTTACGCGGGCTCACGACACGGCGAATCCCGCGGATCTCTTGATCCCCTAGTGAAGCAAAGCGGTCCAGAACAATCTCTTCCTTCTCAAACTTCTCGTCAAACGGATTCGTCGCATTCTGAAACGTCAGTTCAACCTCAGGCTCTTCAGCAGCGACTGGCGAGAACTCTTCGTCTTCTTGGGCAGGAGAGCGATCTTCAAATCGGACCACCGAAGGATATTCGATCGCGGATTCCGACTTCGTGTCTTCCAGCGAGCCAAACTCGATAAGCGAATCGGTCGAATGCGCGTTATCGGTTCGGATTTGGCGCTTGGGAACCGGCAACCGCTGAAGATCGGCCCAGGCTTCTTCAATTCCGTCCGCATCCAATTTCGTCTCATCCCCTAGCGCCGCCAACAGCAAGGCATGATCGCAGATCTGATTCACCAGACGCGGAACACCTTGGCTACGCTGAGCGATTGCTTCGATTGCCGAGTCGTCGAAGATCGTTTGCTTTGCTCCAACCACCTGAAGTTGCTGACGAACGTATTTAGCTACGTCGGAGGTAGACAGCGGTTGCAAATAGGCCCGGGCACCAACGCGTTGATTGAACGACATCAGATAGGGACTGGACAGTCGTTCTTCCAGCGTCATATTGCCCAACAGAACGACCGACACGCGTGAGCGGTCTTTGCCCGCGAAATTCGTCAGTAGTCGAAGTTCCTCCAAAAGGCGAATCGGGAGCAGATCCGCTTCGTCGACCAGGATGACAATACCCATCATCCGGCGGCTTTCCAGACGCTCGACATACTCTGCAAATTGAATTCGCAGCTCCCCTTCTTCCAGGCCACGACAAGGGAGATCAAGTTCGTAGGCGATGGCCTGAAGTAGTGCGCGTCGCGAACCACAGTGACCACTATTGAGACGAACGACTTCGAAGTCGTCTTCCAGTTCTTCGTGCAAACGTAGCGCGATCGTCGACTTGCCGAGCCCTGGTGCCGAGATCAGGGTGCCGACCCCTTCGTCGCGACGAACGCATCGCAGCAGGGTCTCGATAGCTTCGAGGTGCGAATCCGTCTCCACGTAACCGACCAAGGACGGGACGCTGGGAAATGGGCGTTGCGACAATCCAAAAATTTCTTCGTACATGGTCATCCGTGTCCCGGGAAGGGTATGATCTCCGCGTCCTTGCGGCTGGTCGAACAAAATCGCTCGAGAATACAGGGCTTTCTTTTCATCGGCATTTTCAGCCGTCATTCTCCAAACGGAGGGAATCTCAAGCGAATCCTATGACAACGATGGGATCAGGCTGCGAAGCAATTCGCGAATGGCTGCTAGTGGATCGTCGCGTAGCAGAAGAGTAAACTCAGGTTGTGTTTGCGTTGCTAGCACCATCAGGCCGATCACGGTCACAATTGTCAATTCAGCAAGCCGCGTCAGCACGAACGATGCTCGTCCAAACTGCCAGCGACTTTTCGAGCCTGGCTGCCCGCCAGCAGTAAGGGTCACCGTTCCCGCCACCGGAATGGGAGTCGCAGCAGCTAGTTTCTGCGTCGAAGAAATCATCGCCTGACTCGCCGAACTGGAAGCCATTTGGAAAGCAATCAGACCTGCGAAAATCACCCATCCTCCAAGCACCAAGAGAGCGGTCGATCGCCAGATGCCACCAATCGAAGCAACTTCGATCTCACCCGTGTGCTCCATCGTGATCCCATTCAGAAATCCCATCGCCTTGGCGGCATCCTTTTGACGCAACTTCAACGCATCGAGTTGGGCTTGTCTCTGCTGTCGCTCTGCTTGCAGGGTAGCAATGCGCTGCTGGTTGCGTTCGGCCTTTTTTTCGCTATCTGTCATCGGCTCAGGCGGTAGTGGCTGCGACTGATATTCATTAAGCGATGCCAACTGTGACTGAAGTAGTTCGACCTTCTTCTGATGATCCAAGACAACCGGATGCCGAGGCGTTCGGGTTTCCAACAATTCTTTCAGACGCGACTCAGCCTGATCGAGTTGCTGCCGTGCTTGCACCCAGGCTGGGTCACGCGGCAGGGGCATCTCAACGCGAGCTGGCGGCACTTCACCAGATACCGCCGCGACCAGTCCGCGAAGCTCCGAATCCATCGCAGCGATCTCTTTTTCGGTGCTACTTAGCTGATCGACGTAAGTGGCTTCGATTCCGCTGATCTTCTCTCGCTTCCAATCATTGAACTGGCGATCGAAATCTTGCAGGATTCGAGACAGAAGTCGCGAACTTGCCACCCGGTCGTCTCCGTAATACTTGAGGAGGAGAGTAACCTGGCCGCCAACGCGATTGGGGGAAACCTCTAAACGGCGGCGGAGGATTTCCAGGGCATCTTGATCATCCGCGACTTGCAAATCTTCGCGTAGCTGTTGGTCTTGTGCCAAATATTGGGTGAGCTGTTGGTCGGTTATCGTTGCCTGAAGAATTTCTTCGAACAACGGTTGCAAATGCGCGTGCGCCTCAGGCTCTCGGGAGTCGGACATGATCGTTGCCTGACCTTGGGTCACGAATCCGGAATGATCCGATCGGCACCACGGCAAGCCAACCAGAATGACCGCCAAGACCACGACCAGAGCGCGATACCATACCCATAGACCTCCGCGGCGAGATCGAGGGGGAGTGTAACGTGGCTTTGACATGGACACCAACGGGTCACCTTGAGCAAAAGATGCTGTAGACTATAGGCAAGGAGAACCGTGTGTCCTCCTGACATCACCGCTATCTACCTTGCATCGGTTTCGCGAGGAAGAATATTCCGTTTAGCGAGTGGGTTAACGAATATACGGACTTCGTCGATCATGCCTGTCCCTGATATTTTCCGCATCAAGATCTGTGGTCTGAACGATTTCGAGAACGCTGTCGCTGTCTCGCATAGCGGGGCCGACGCGATCGGGCTGAACTTCTTTCCCCAGAGCAAACGCTGTGTGGAAAAAAATACGGCCGTGAAAATCGCGAACACGGTTCGAGGGGAGGTCCAGATTGTGGGCCTGTTTGTTAACGCAACCCCAACCGAGATCAAACAGACTAACGAGCAGGTCGGTTTCAATTGGATTCAATTGCACGGGGACGAATCGGCCGAGTTCGCCAAGTCCGTTTATGAAACGACCGGCGTTCCTATTCTGGCTGCCAGTCGTGGATCTCTGGTGCGGTGGGCAACGCTCCCAGATGGATTCCACCCCCAAGCACTTCTGATGGATGCCGCAGTCCCTGGCTCCTTTGGTGGGACAGGCCACCTTTCTAATTGGGATTTGGCTGCCACCTGGCGCACTATGCCGCACCTGAATCACTTAGTGCTAGCTGGGGGGTTAACGCCAGAAAACGTGGCCGATGCGATCCGAGCCGTGCAGCCTTCCGGCGTGGACGTCGCAGGAGGAGCCGAGAATAGTGGCCAGCCAGGCATCAAGGATCTCGACAAGGTCGAGGCTTTCGTCACGGCTGCCCGCGAAGCGTTTGCCAGGCTTCCTAAAGAATAAGGCCATTCCCAACCATGGGAGGTGCGACGTATCTCGTTAAATCGCACGACTTTCGCAGCTGTAACCCGAGTTTTCCGGTTACGCTGGGCCCCTCATCCCGGGTTGCTAAAGAGTGCCAGCACTTTATCATAGCAGATTAGTTGCGGCGCAAAGTTTTGCGTATTTTATGGGCCTTCCAGCGACGCACTGAAGTGGCGTTTCGCGATGGCTCATCCCCCGGTCCTTCCAATACAAGGTGGAGTTCATAGTGTCCCAGGTCGAAAAGCTTCCGTACAAGGTCAAGGACATCTCCCTCGCGAAGCGTGGACGTCAAGAAATCAAACTGGCCGAAGTCGAAATGCCCGGCTTGATGGCCCTTCGGGAAAAGTACCGCGACGAGAAACCTCTCGCTGGAGCACGTATCGCTGGCTGCCTTCACATGACCATCCAAACGGCCGTGCTGATCGAAACGCTGGTCGAACTGGGTGCCGAAGTTACCTGGAGCAGCTGTAACATCTTCTCCACTCAGGATCACGCTGCCGCCGCCATGGCCGAAGCCGGCATTCCTGTTTATGCCTGGAAGGGTATGACCGAAGAAGAATTCGATTGGTGCATCGAGCAGACCATCTTCTTCCCCAGTGGCGAACCGCTGAACCTGATTCTGGACGATGGTGGTGACTTGACCGCCATGGTGCATAACAAGTTCCCGGAACTGCTGGACGGTATCAAGGGTCTTTCCGAAGAAACGACCACAGGCGTTCACCGCTTGTACCAGATGCACCAGAAGGGCGATCTGAAGACGCCTGCCATCAACGTCAACGACTCGGTCACTAAGAGCAAGTTCGACAACCTGTACGGTTGCCGCGAATCGCTGGCCGACGGTATCAAGCGTGCCACCGACGTGATGGTCGCTGGTAAGATCGTGGTCGTGGCTGGCTACGGCGACGTCGGTAAGGGCTGTGCCCAGTCGATGCGTGGCTTCGGTGCTCGCGTGATCATCACCGAGATCGACCCGATCATTGCCCTGCAAGCTGCGATGGAAGGTTACGAAGTTTGCACGATGGAAGATTGCTGCGATCGTGCCGACATCTTCGTCACCACCACCGGTAACCGTGACATCATCACCGGCCAGCACATGAAGCGTATGAAGAACGACGCCATCGTGTGCAACATCGGTCACTTCGACCTCGAAATCGACATGGCCTGGTTGAACGGCCAAAAGGACGTCGAACGCGAAACGATTAAGCCGGCTTCGCAAGAAGGTGGCCCAGTCGATCGTTACACGTTTGCCGACGGTCATGCCATTCTGGTTCTGGCCGAAGGCCGCCTGGTGAACCTGGGCTGTGCAACCGGTCACCCATCGTTCGTGATGTCCGCCTCGTTCACCAACCAGGTTCTGGCCCAGCTCGAACTGTGGCAAAATGCTGAAGCCTATCCGCTAGGCGTTCACGTTCTGCCGAAGTCCCTGGACGAAGAAGTCGCTCGCCTACACTTGGACAAGCTGGGTGTGAAGATGACCAAGATGACCAAGGCCCAGGCCGACTACATCGGTGTTTCGGTTGACGGTCCGTTCAAGCCAGATCACTACCGCTATTAATAGTAGCGGGGTCAGTTCTGGCTGAATCGATAAATCAAGGAAAAGGACTCGCTCATTCAGCGAGTCCTTTTTTTGTGGAACCTCAATTGCGGGCCTTCCACCGTATCATGCCGACCAAGCAACTAAAGTAGACCACCAATGCAGCAAGTGACCCACTAAAGAATCCACCGATCGCCTCATCAATTGCGGTATCATCGGTGGAGGCAAGATCTATCCACGTGACTACTAGGGTACCGACGAACATCATGGCAATGCCAGCCAAAAGCCCAATCGGCATCAACTGAGCAAAGCCCAGGAAGATACAGTACCACTGCTCATCCCTATCAACAGATTCATATCGCGTTTTTCGATTCAGGCTTGCATATCCATTGAACAATCCAGGCACTGAGATCAGTCCCCCAAAGACAATTCCAAGCCCAGGTGCCAGAATACACAGACCGAAATTACCCAATAACACCAGACCAACCGCATAGGGAAATACCGTCCCGGATGGCGTTTCTCGCTCAAAGCTGGCTGTTGGAGTTGCGGGTGACTTAAAGGGATTGTTGTCTTGCTGATTCACGATATCGAACTCTCTATACGTCGGTTGAGATCGCTCTATCGTATGCATTCGCCACAACATGATTGCCGTAGGGCTTGGACTTTTCGGATTAAGCGAAGTAGTCTGTTTCACGTGAAACGTTCCCCAACCAAACAAATCATACCATGCCAGATATTCGAGCCATTCACGGACTGCGTTACGACCTGGGACATATTGGTGCCCTTGCCGACGTCATTGCCACGCCTGCCGATGTGTTGACCCCGGAGCAGATCGACGAACTTTACAAGCGTCACCCGGCCAATGTAGTTCGGGTGCTGACCAACCGGGACGAGCCTGGGGATGATGAGGTCAACAACCGGAATAGCCGGGCGAAGCGTTTCCTGACCGACTGGCAGCGACAAGGGGTTCTGCAGCGGGAGCCTGATCCGGCGATCTATGTTTATCACCAGGAGTTCAACTGGCAAGGTCAGCAGGTAACTCGACGCGGGTTCCTGGCAGGGGTCATGCTCGAGGATATCGACCAGGAGCAATACGAAGCGGTTCAGGTTATGCTGACCGAGAACGGCTCGTCGAGCCTCCAGCAGCTCCATGCGATCGCTGCCGACGTGACTCCCCAGGTAGCTCTGTATGCCGATCCTAGAATCTCCGTACAGCACGAGTTAGACAGCCACATCGCCACGGCGACGCCCCTGATCGCCAAGGACCAAGCTGGCGTCATCCATCGTTTATGGCCAGTCACCGACCACAACCTCATCGGTTCCATCCGCGAGAAGATGTCGCATCGCCGGTTGCTGCAAGCCAATCAGGATGCCTACGCGGCCTCCACTCTCTACCGATATGAGCTGGCTCAGCGAGGCGACTTGACACCTCAGCATCCAGCCAATGTCGCCCTGACCGCCTTCTTCGAAATGAGCGAACCAGGCTTCGAGGTCTTGCCACGATTTCCATTGGCTCACCAGGCCCCCGCTCTTTCCAGTGAGGAGATGATCGAAAGGCTCGGCATTCACTTCGACTGCCAGAACTTCGGGAAGGGACCTGGGACTGCAGCGGATCTCTGGGAAGAACTTCAAACCAGCGGCGAGCTAGGGCACCTGGGCATCTACTGTGCAGCGGATGAGTCCTGGCTCAGCGTCAAGTTGACAGCCGACGGGCAACTGCGAATGGAGGAAGCCACCCCCGAACGGGACGACGTCTGGCGCGAGCTAGACAACAACCTGTGGGAATGGCTGATCCTGACCGAACTGCTAGAGACCGCCAGTGCCAAGGAAACGTTCGTCCGCACGGTCGACCACCTGGTGGAAGCTCTCGACAAGGACACTGCCAAGTCTATCCCACTTGCCGCCCTGCTCCGCCCCATCACGATGACCCAATACCAAGATCTCGTGAACCGGGATGTTGGCTTCCTGGAGGCGATTGCTATTGGGCCATTGCCGCCCTGCGGGATGGTCATTCATCCATTCTCTTAGCGGTGCGTTTCACGTGAAACAGGATCGGTTACCCTGACTGGTACGAAAGTTCTTTGTATCACGAATGTGTAATTTGGGAGTTTCACGTGAAACACGTAAACTGCGGACGAATGTTTCACGTGAAACGGGGCCGCATCTAGCCAAAGTGCCGTTTCCTCTTTTTTGCGTTCGTGTCTAAAATCCTCACCTCGAAAACGGATTTTCGACTCGTAACTGCATTGAGGCATCATGGCTCGCATCCTGTGCATCGCCAACCAGAAGGGCGGCGTCGGCAAGACCACCACGGCCATTAATTTGGCCGCCGGGTTGGCCCTGGCCGAGATGCGCACGTTGCTGGTCGATCTCGATCCCCAGTGCAACGCGACCACCGGCGTCGGCCAGAAGCCGACCGACCGTCATCCGCTTGTCTCGGATCAGCCGCTAGGTGACTCGATCTTGGCAACTAAAATCGAGAACCTCTTCCTGGTACCCGGTAGCCGCAGTTTCGAGGACGTCGAACGCCTAGCCGGGGGCGAGAAGTCGACCTCGGCAGTGCTGACCAATCACCTTGAGTCCGGCATGAATCAGTTCGACTACGTTCTGATCGACTGTCCCCCGTCAGTCGGCGCAATCACCCAGACGGCCTTGGCCGCATCGACGGAAGTCATCATGCCGATCCAGGCAGAGTACTTCGCCATGGAAGGTCTGACCCAGATGATCAAGGTCATCCGGGATGTCATGCGGCGTCCGCCTGGCAAGCTCGAGTTTGGTGGAATCGTACTGACGATGTACGATCCGACGCTGGAACTGACCCACGAGGTCGAACAGGAAGTTCGCGAGTTCTTTGGTGACATCGTTTTCGATACGGTGGTCCCCCGGGATCACTGGGTTTCCGAAGCACCCAGCTTCGGGCAATCAGTTATTACCCACGCACCTCGCAGTCGCGGGGCACGTGCTCATATTGAATTGTGCATGGAGGTTTTAGACCGTGACTAGACAAAAACGATTGGGGCGTGGCCTGGCTGCGCTGCTGGGAGATCCTACCGATGAAGCAGCGGAAGTAGAATTGCGAGAAGAACCCACCGAGACGGTCCCCTTCCGCCCTCGCCTGGCCGAATCAGACTTCACGGAAGAAGCCTCGCAGAAGTCAGACGCGTCGCGGATCGCGCTCGACCTGATCGACCGCAACCCTTTTCAACCGCGGCATAATTTCGACGACGCCGAGATCGCTTCTCTGGCCGAGAGCCTGAAGCAGCATGACATCCTGCAGCCGATTGTGGTTCGTCAAGTCGGTGATCGCTTTCAACTGATCAGTGGCGAACGTCGCCTGCGAGCGGCTGGGATCGCTGGCTGGGAATCGATTCCAACTCTGGTTCGTGAAGCTGACGACCGGCTGGTTGCCGAGTTGGCGATTGTGGAGAACCTGCAGCGACAGGACCTCAACCCACTGGAGAAGGCCATCAGCTTCCAGCGTTACCTGGAACAACACGATGCCACGCAGAGCGAACTAGCCGACCGGATTAAGGTCGACCGCAGCACGATTGCCAACCTGGTTCGCTTGTTGGATCTACCTGATGCCGTGAAGTCGGCACTGCACAGCGGCGAGATCTCGCAGGGGCATGCCCGGGCCTTGTTGCCGCTAGGCGAAGAACAAGTCCAAAGCGAGTTCGCCAATCGAATCGCTGCCGAAGGGTGGAGCGTCCGGGCGACGGAACAGGCCGTACAGGATTACCTCAACGGAGAAGAACCTGCTACTTCGACCACGCCTGCCAAGAAGGGCTCGCGAACCAAATCGCAGCAGGTCGTTTCGCTGGAAGAAGACCTGCGGATGGCCCTGGGCACCAAGGTCGATATCAAGCAGTCGACCAAGGGAGGCAAGATCGTCATCCACTTCAAGAATGCGGACGAGTTCGATCGCCTGAACGAGTACCTGCTAGCAGATGCTGAGGAAGACCGCCGGGTCGCCTAGAGCCCGACAGGGATCTTACGAGAAACACGAATGGGAACCGTTGGCTCCCATTTTTTATGCGCGGCTAGATGTTCTCGATATCGCCAGTGAATTCGGCGGGGTTGTCGAAGCAGTCTCGGTAGAACTCATAATTGGAGGCGATCGACTCTGCCATTTCTGCGACCACTGCCAAAGTGGATTCATAGCGGTCCGATTCTTCGATCAGAAAATACTCGATGAAAAACTTGAGCATACGC
This genomic stretch from Blastopirellula marina harbors:
- a CDS encoding MFS transporter encodes the protein MNSAVVTADEPSTAPQIAYGREFWLAYFANTALIVCNSSLFRYFDFVNYLGGDEYDLGLITGFGMGGAVLARFAQGAVIDRFGTRVVWLGSLCLLLSAILGHFVVDEVNGTLIYLLRLCYMVGLAGAFGASITAISLKAPKGRSTELIGVLGSSGFVGLAIGPLIGDIIFAGEAAIDAKINTMFLVAMCAGMVSITLAYLATRGDKPPHSSEHPSLIRLIREYHPGWMLAMAFAMGVGVLIPQIFLRSYAKEIGIEHISSFFLVYAITAFTCRLLTRKVPERIGVKNAATIGILLLSFSLTLYLLAKNPWLLPVPAIVGGMAHALIFPAIIGGGSIAFPKKYRGTGTNLMLVMLDSGGLFGQPLIGVMIASSRKADLPAYPITFVSVAVLLAIIALLNQRFAKPIISQEEDQPVLEERSHCVNESL
- a CDS encoding SDR family oxidoreductase; this translates as MAKYLVTGGAGFIGSHIVDGLLARGDEVVIYDNLSTGSRKNLPDHANATFIEGSITDPEDLAQALDGVEYVFHQAALASVPLSVERPLDTNLHCVTGTLNVLNEARKAGVKRVVYAASSSAYGDQPYLAKRESDLPAPLSPYAVAKLAGEYYCQAFYHTYGLETVGLRYFNVFGPRQDPDSPYSAVIPIFLTLLLSGKQPIVYGDGQQSRDFTYVQNIVSANLKAMASDNVAGRIINVANGKSTSLLTLLRLLNEYLGTDVQAKHEPPRVGDVRDSMADNTLATKLLNYEIEVDFEEGLQRSIEYYRELALQRA
- a CDS encoding ExeA family protein yields the protein MTAENADEKKALYSRAILFDQPQGRGDHTLPGTRMTMYEEIFGLSQRPFPSVPSLVGYVETDSHLEAIETLLRCVRRDEGVGTLISAPGLGKSTIALRLHEELEDDFEVVRLNSGHCGSRRALLQAIAYELDLPCRGLEEGELRIQFAEYVERLESRRMMGIVILVDEADLLPIRLLEELRLLTNFAGKDRSRVSVVLLGNMTLEERLSSPYLMSFNQRVGARAYLQPLSTSDVAKYVRQQLQVVGAKQTIFDDSAIEAIAQRSQGVPRLVNQICDHALLLAALGDETKLDADGIEEAWADLQRLPVPKRQIRTDNAHSTDSLIEFGSLEDTKSESAIEYPSVVRFEDRSPAQEDEEFSPVAAEEPEVELTFQNATNPFDEKFEKEEIVLDRFASLGDQEIRGIRRVVSPRNSEIAAFLVGSEENLAEVEVIQPSYSQAEGMVVSRDFSTHSTGFSDWDDRDIIVIDSKETAVEEPQHPKMPSPRRRTYRQLFSQLRRQHA
- a CDS encoding phosphoribosylanthranilate isomerase; this translates as MPVPDIFRIKICGLNDFENAVAVSHSGADAIGLNFFPQSKRCVEKNTAVKIANTVRGEVQIVGLFVNATPTEIKQTNEQVGFNWIQLHGDESAEFAKSVYETTGVPILAASRGSLVRWATLPDGFHPQALLMDAAVPGSFGGTGHLSNWDLAATWRTMPHLNHLVLAGGLTPENVADAIRAVQPSGVDVAGGAENSGQPGIKDLDKVEAFVTAAREAFARLPKE
- the ahcY gene encoding adenosylhomocysteinase, with the protein product MEFIVSQVEKLPYKVKDISLAKRGRQEIKLAEVEMPGLMALREKYRDEKPLAGARIAGCLHMTIQTAVLIETLVELGAEVTWSSCNIFSTQDHAAAAMAEAGIPVYAWKGMTEEEFDWCIEQTIFFPSGEPLNLILDDGGDLTAMVHNKFPELLDGIKGLSEETTTGVHRLYQMHQKGDLKTPAINVNDSVTKSKFDNLYGCRESLADGIKRATDVMVAGKIVVVAGYGDVGKGCAQSMRGFGARVIITEIDPIIALQAAMEGYEVCTMEDCCDRADIFVTTTGNRDIITGQHMKRMKNDAIVCNIGHFDLEIDMAWLNGQKDVERETIKPASQEGGPVDRYTFADGHAILVLAEGRLVNLGCATGHPSFVMSASFTNQVLAQLELWQNAEAYPLGVHVLPKSLDEEVARLHLDKLGVKMTKMTKAQADYIGVSVDGPFKPDHYRY
- a CDS encoding DUF1015 family protein; translation: MPDIRAIHGLRYDLGHIGALADVIATPADVLTPEQIDELYKRHPANVVRVLTNRDEPGDDEVNNRNSRAKRFLTDWQRQGVLQREPDPAIYVYHQEFNWQGQQVTRRGFLAGVMLEDIDQEQYEAVQVMLTENGSSSLQQLHAIAADVTPQVALYADPRISVQHELDSHIATATPLIAKDQAGVIHRLWPVTDHNLIGSIREKMSHRRLLQANQDAYAASTLYRYELAQRGDLTPQHPANVALTAFFEMSEPGFEVLPRFPLAHQAPALSSEEMIERLGIHFDCQNFGKGPGTAADLWEELQTSGELGHLGIYCAADESWLSVKLTADGQLRMEEATPERDDVWRELDNNLWEWLILTELLETASAKETFVRTVDHLVEALDKDTAKSIPLAALLRPITMTQYQDLVNRDVGFLEAIAIGPLPPCGMVIHPFS
- a CDS encoding ParA family protein, whose amino-acid sequence is MARILCIANQKGGVGKTTTAINLAAGLALAEMRTLLVDLDPQCNATTGVGQKPTDRHPLVSDQPLGDSILATKIENLFLVPGSRSFEDVERLAGGEKSTSAVLTNHLESGMNQFDYVLIDCPPSVGAITQTALAASTEVIMPIQAEYFAMEGLTQMIKVIRDVMRRPPGKLEFGGIVLTMYDPTLELTHEVEQEVREFFGDIVFDTVVPRDHWVSEAPSFGQSVITHAPRSRGARAHIELCMEVLDRD